Proteins encoded in a region of the Bacillus methanolicus genome:
- a CDS encoding thiamine diphosphokinase translates to MEINIVGGGPEELLPDLSEFQQEDNVWVGVDRGVYTLLSKGITPYMAFGDFDSVTAEELKKIEKHVRVLKKYKPEKDETDMELALNWALGEQPEKIRMFGATGGRLDHFFANVQLLLKPAIINIELNLELIDKKNHIYIKTPGSYEMKINKDRKYISFIPMSPFVKGLTLEGFKYPLKDYQIPWGSTLCISNELISDYGTFSFSEGILMVIRSQD, encoded by the coding sequence ATGGAGATAAACATTGTGGGCGGAGGGCCTGAAGAACTTTTGCCGGATTTGTCAGAGTTTCAGCAGGAAGACAATGTTTGGGTAGGAGTGGACCGAGGTGTGTACACACTTTTATCTAAAGGCATTACCCCTTATATGGCGTTTGGTGATTTTGATTCTGTAACAGCCGAGGAATTAAAAAAAATCGAAAAACATGTGCGCGTATTGAAAAAATATAAGCCTGAAAAGGATGAAACCGATATGGAATTGGCTTTAAATTGGGCGCTTGGAGAGCAGCCGGAAAAAATCCGGATGTTCGGAGCAACAGGAGGCAGGCTTGATCATTTTTTTGCAAATGTGCAGCTTCTTTTGAAGCCGGCAATAATAAATATTGAATTAAATCTTGAACTAATTGATAAAAAAAATCATATTTATATAAAAACACCGGGCAGTTATGAAATGAAAATAAATAAGGATCGAAAATATATTTCATTCATCCCGATGTCTCCGTTTGTTAAAGGGCTCACTCTTGAAGGCTTTAAATATCCGTTAAAAGATTATCAAATTCCATGGGGATCGACTCTATGTATTAGTAATGAACTTATTAGTGATTATGGTACTTTTTCTTTTAGCGAAGGCATATTAATGGTGATAAGGAGTCAAGATTGA
- the rsmB gene encoding 16S rRNA (cytosine(967)-C(5))-methyltransferase RsmB, with translation MKGKKNVREIALDLLESIEKNQSYSNLLLNSKIERKEIDQKDVGLLTELTYGTLQRQITLDYFLKPFIKKKPDRWVLHLLRLTLYQMVYLDKIPDRASIFEAVEIAKKRGHKGIASMVNGVLRSIQREGLPSLENIKDPIDRLAVETSHPVWLVKRWNDQFGFERTKKMCETNLTAPLQTARVNVTKISRDECLQLLENEGFNVAASPIIPEAIRCLKGNLAASNAFNEGLITIQDESSMLVAYALNIEENNTVLDACAAPGGKSTHIAERLNKTGKVISLDLHDHKVKLIGVTAERLGLNNIEAKVLDSRLAPEHFAAESFDRILLDAPCSGLGVMRRKPDIKYTKMEEDLYKLKQVQQDLLNAVAPLLKKGGILVYSTCTVEKEENQEVVESFLKGNDLFEGDETLKERMPEAVKPFVDDFMMQILPQDFGSDGFYIACLRKKV, from the coding sequence ATGAAGGGTAAAAAAAACGTTCGTGAAATAGCTTTAGATCTACTTGAATCAATTGAAAAGAACCAGTCATACAGCAATTTATTGTTAAATAGCAAGATTGAAAGAAAAGAAATCGATCAAAAAGATGTCGGGCTTTTGACAGAATTAACTTACGGAACACTGCAGCGCCAAATAACACTCGATTATTTTTTAAAACCATTTATTAAGAAAAAGCCCGATAGGTGGGTTTTGCATTTATTACGGCTGACACTGTACCAAATGGTATATTTAGATAAAATTCCTGACCGGGCATCGATATTTGAAGCAGTGGAAATCGCAAAAAAACGCGGCCATAAAGGGATTGCAAGTATGGTAAACGGAGTATTAAGAAGCATCCAAAGGGAAGGTCTTCCTTCATTGGAAAATATTAAAGATCCGATTGATCGGCTGGCCGTTGAAACGAGTCATCCTGTATGGCTCGTCAAGAGGTGGAATGACCAATTTGGGTTTGAGAGAACAAAAAAAATGTGTGAAACCAATTTAACTGCTCCTCTCCAAACAGCAAGAGTCAACGTGACAAAAATCAGCAGGGACGAGTGTTTGCAGCTGTTAGAAAACGAAGGCTTCAATGTAGCGGCCAGCCCAATCATTCCTGAAGCGATTAGATGTCTAAAAGGCAATCTGGCTGCATCCAATGCATTTAATGAAGGCCTGATTACGATTCAGGACGAAAGTTCCATGCTTGTCGCTTATGCACTGAATATTGAAGAAAACAATACCGTTCTTGATGCATGCGCTGCGCCGGGAGGGAAATCAACCCATATTGCTGAAAGGCTAAATAAAACCGGTAAAGTGATTTCCCTCGACCTCCATGACCATAAAGTGAAACTTATTGGCGTAACTGCTGAGCGCCTCGGGCTAAACAATATTGAAGCAAAGGTATTAGACTCAAGGCTTGCACCCGAACATTTTGCCGCTGAATCATTTGACAGGATTCTTCTTGATGCACCTTGTTCAGGCCTTGGTGTAATGAGAAGAAAACCGGACATAAAATATACAAAGATGGAAGAGGATTTATACAAGTTAAAACAAGTGCAGCAAGATTTGTTAAATGCTGTTGCCCCTCTTCTGAAAAAAGGCGGAATTTTAGTTTACAGCACATGTACGGTTGAAAAGGAAGAAAACCAAGAAGTAGTCGAAAGTTTCTTAAAGGGAAATGATTTATTTGAAGGCGACGAAACTCTTAAGGAGCGAATGCCGGAAGCGGTTAAGCCCTTTGTCGACGATTTTATGATGCAAATTCTTCCACAGGATTTTGGATCAGACGGATTTTATATTGCTTGCTTAAGAAAGAAGGTGTAA
- a CDS encoding DAK2 domain-containing protein, with protein sequence MSITVLDGKRFAEMIIQGANHLAANAKIVDALNVFPVPDGDTGTNMNLSMTSGAKEVKNNVQDHIGKVGIALSRGLLMGARGNSGVILSQLFRGFAKYIENKSQVNGKEFAAALEAGVETAYKAVMKPVEGTILTVAKDAAKKAVQVAKKEKDLVIIMEEVVKEAKASLNRTPDLLPVLKEVGVVDSGGQGLVFVYEGFLSELKGEKHLESASLPSMEELVSAEHHKSAQSHINTEDIEFGYCTEFMVKFEQEKLKKHPFSEETFRQDLSKFGDSLLVIADEELVKVHIHAEQPGDVLTYGQRYGSLINIKIENMREQHSNIVGETKTPLVAEKTIQKNEKKEYGIVAVSMGSGIAELFRSIGAHAVIEGGQTMNPSTEDIVKAIKEVNAKKVIILPNNKNIIMAAQQAAEVSEGQVAVIPSKTVPQGMSALLAFNPGIELEENEKAMTEAMQQVKTGQITFAVRDTNIDGLTIEKNDFMGIADGKIVVKNKDKVNAAQELLDHMLDEDAEILTILRGEDAKEEEVSKLVEYIESKYEDIEIEVHYGGQPLYSFIFAIE encoded by the coding sequence GTGTCAATTACAGTTTTAGACGGAAAGCGTTTCGCTGAAATGATCATTCAGGGTGCTAATCATTTAGCAGCCAATGCAAAAATAGTGGATGCTTTAAACGTTTTTCCTGTTCCTGACGGTGATACGGGAACAAACATGAATTTGTCCATGACTTCCGGGGCAAAGGAAGTTAAAAATAATGTACAGGACCACATCGGGAAAGTAGGAATAGCGCTCTCAAGAGGTTTGTTAATGGGAGCCCGCGGAAATTCCGGTGTAATCTTATCCCAGCTTTTTCGTGGCTTTGCAAAATATATTGAAAATAAATCTCAAGTAAATGGGAAAGAATTTGCCGCTGCTTTGGAAGCAGGGGTTGAAACTGCGTATAAGGCTGTCATGAAACCGGTGGAAGGAACAATTCTGACCGTTGCGAAAGATGCCGCAAAAAAAGCTGTTCAAGTAGCTAAAAAAGAAAAAGATTTAGTCATAATTATGGAAGAAGTTGTGAAAGAGGCAAAAGCTTCTCTCAACAGAACCCCTGACCTTCTTCCTGTTTTGAAAGAGGTTGGAGTAGTTGATAGCGGCGGACAGGGCCTTGTATTTGTTTATGAAGGCTTTCTTTCGGAACTGAAAGGAGAAAAACATCTTGAATCTGCATCACTTCCAAGCATGGAAGAATTAGTAAGCGCGGAACACCATAAAAGTGCCCAAAGCCACATCAATACAGAGGATATAGAGTTTGGCTACTGTACAGAATTCATGGTTAAGTTTGAACAAGAAAAACTTAAAAAGCATCCTTTTTCGGAAGAAACATTCCGTCAAGACTTAAGTAAATTCGGTGATTCCTTGCTTGTCATCGCCGATGAAGAGCTTGTTAAGGTACATATTCATGCGGAACAGCCCGGCGATGTTTTAACATATGGACAAAGGTACGGAAGCCTTATCAATATAAAAATCGAAAACATGCGAGAGCAGCATTCCAATATTGTCGGTGAAACAAAAACTCCTTTAGTTGCGGAAAAGACGATACAGAAAAATGAAAAGAAGGAATATGGAATTGTCGCTGTTTCAATGGGATCCGGCATCGCTGAACTATTCCGAAGCATCGGAGCCCATGCCGTTATCGAAGGCGGCCAAACAATGAATCCAAGTACAGAGGATATTGTAAAAGCCATTAAAGAGGTTAATGCAAAGAAAGTCATCATTCTTCCAAATAACAAAAATATTATAATGGCCGCTCAGCAAGCTGCTGAAGTCTCCGAGGGGCAAGTAGCAGTAATCCCATCCAAAACAGTGCCTCAGGGAATGTCAGCACTGCTCGCTTTTAATCCGGGGATTGAACTTGAAGAAAATGAGAAGGCCATGACAGAAGCAATGCAACAAGTAAAAACAGGGCAGATCACATTTGCTGTCCGCGATACAAATATAGACGGCTTAACAATTGAGAAAAATGATTTTATGGGAATTGCTGATGGAAAAATTGTCGTTAAAAACAAAGATAAAGTGAATGCAGCACAGGAACTTCTTGACCATATGCTAGATGAAGATGCAGAAATCCTGACCATTTTAAGAGGAGAAGATGCGAAAGAAGAAGAAGTATCCAAGCTTGTTGAATATATTGAAAGTAAGTATGAAGATATTGAAATTGAAGTTCATTACGGCGGACAGCCGCTTTATTCATTCATATTTGCGATTGAATAA
- a CDS encoding Asp23/Gls24 family envelope stress response protein, which yields MSIELRTKYGQIDISNEVIATIAGGAAVDCYGIVGMASKNQIKDGLTEILRKENFTRGVIVRQENDEIHIDMYIIVSYGTKISEVAHNVQSKVKYTLDKTVGLAVDSVNIYVQGVRVTNP from the coding sequence ATGTCCATTGAACTAAGAACAAAGTACGGGCAAATTGATATTTCAAACGAAGTAATTGCAACAATTGCAGGCGGTGCGGCAGTTGACTGCTATGGGATTGTCGGAATGGCTTCGAAAAACCAAATTAAAGACGGTCTGACTGAAATTTTGCGAAAAGAAAATTTTACCCGCGGTGTGATCGTTCGCCAGGAAAATGATGAAATACATATTGACATGTATATTATAGTTAGTTATGGAACGAAAATTTCCGAGGTTGCCCACAACGTGCAATCAAAGGTTAAATACACACTAGATAAAACAGTCGGGCTTGCCGTTGACTCGGTAAATATTTACGTTCAAGGTGTTCGTGTAACGAACCCGTAG
- the rpmB gene encoding 50S ribosomal protein L28, with product MPRKCVITGKKTRSGNSRSHAMNASKRTWGANLQKVRILVDGKPKRVWVSARALKSGKVERV from the coding sequence ATGCCGCGTAAATGTGTAATCACTGGTAAAAAGACTCGTTCCGGTAATTCGCGTTCCCACGCTATGAACGCCAGCAAGCGTACATGGGGTGCAAACCTTCAAAAAGTCAGAATTCTTGTAGACGGAAAGCCTAAGCGTGTTTGGGTTTCTGCAAGAGCTCTTAAATCCGGTAAAGTGGAGAGAGTTTAA
- the pknB gene encoding Stk1 family PASTA domain-containing Ser/Thr kinase, which yields MMIGKRISGRYKILKMIGGGGMANVYLAHDMILDRDVAVKMLRLDFANDEEFIRRFHREAQSATSLAHPNIVSIYDVGEENDLYYIVMEYVDGQTLKQYIHQNSPIPTETALEIMQQLTSAISHAHQNDIIHRDIKPHNILLDRNGNVKITDFGIAMALSATSITQTNSVLGSVHYLSPEQARGGMANKKSDIYSLGIVMFEMLTGRLPFSGESAVSIALKHLQSETPSLKRWNPSIPQSVENIVLRATAKDPFHRYDSVDEMEEDIRTALDPDRMNEERFVIPEDDEATKAIPVITNDRTFANLDETIIRGKDQNSAEEQPLNGTNDGIKAKKKWPWILVSIFTLLVVSGVLTVTVVPDLLVPDEVEVPDVTGMDVDEAKSELLEAKFVIGETKEITSDEYEEGLVVRTDPKAGKMVKEGTKIDIYQSIGKKKFELSDYTERRYDDVIRLLENKSFKDISKNEIYDNSEPGTILDQNFPEGEEVVPEETKLVFTVSKGPELITLKDLSELNKKGVQNYVDSVGLKADMTKEEYHDAIPMGLVISQTPKAGTQLEKGDTITVVFSKGKKEIPPKTVTKEITIPYEPAEEGLPQEIQIYVEDMTRSMTEPFETLYITETKKLSLEFTIEYGKKAEYKVIRDNNVLMDEVIPYPEE from the coding sequence ATGATGATCGGAAAAAGAATAAGCGGCCGCTATAAGATTTTGAAAATGATCGGCGGAGGCGGAATGGCTAACGTTTATTTAGCCCATGATATGATTCTTGACCGGGATGTTGCCGTGAAAATGCTCCGCCTTGATTTTGCCAATGATGAAGAATTTATCCGGCGTTTTCATCGGGAAGCGCAATCCGCAACAAGTCTGGCTCACCCGAATATTGTCAGCATTTATGATGTGGGTGAAGAGAACGATCTTTATTATATTGTCATGGAATATGTCGACGGTCAAACGTTAAAGCAATACATACATCAAAATTCGCCCATTCCGACAGAGACTGCACTTGAAATCATGCAGCAGCTGACATCTGCAATCTCACATGCCCACCAAAATGATATCATCCATCGTGACATTAAACCGCACAATATTTTACTTGATAGAAATGGGAATGTTAAAATTACTGATTTTGGGATCGCGATGGCTTTGAGTGCGACAAGCATCACTCAGACAAATTCAGTGCTTGGCTCCGTTCATTACCTCTCTCCTGAACAGGCAAGAGGAGGTATGGCAAATAAAAAATCAGACATCTATTCTCTTGGAATTGTAATGTTTGAAATGCTTACCGGCAGACTTCCTTTTTCGGGCGAGTCGGCCGTATCGATCGCATTGAAACACTTGCAGTCGGAAACACCTTCTTTAAAAAGATGGAATCCATCTATTCCACAAAGTGTTGAAAATATTGTTTTAAGAGCAACAGCAAAAGATCCTTTTCACCGATATGACAGTGTGGATGAAATGGAAGAGGATATTCGGACCGCTTTGGATCCTGACCGAATGAATGAAGAAAGATTTGTCATTCCAGAAGATGACGAAGCAACGAAAGCCATTCCCGTTATTACAAATGACCGGACTTTTGCTAATCTAGATGAAACTATCATACGGGGGAAAGATCAAAATTCTGCGGAAGAACAACCTCTTAATGGAACAAACGATGGAATAAAAGCTAAGAAGAAATGGCCATGGATATTAGTTTCTATCTTTACTTTGTTAGTTGTATCAGGAGTATTAACTGTTACTGTTGTTCCGGATTTACTCGTTCCGGATGAGGTAGAAGTTCCTGATGTGACGGGCATGGATGTGGATGAGGCGAAATCGGAATTGTTAGAGGCTAAGTTTGTCATTGGAGAAACAAAAGAAATAACCTCGGATGAATATGAAGAAGGTCTTGTCGTAAGAACCGATCCGAAAGCCGGAAAAATGGTGAAAGAAGGAACAAAAATTGATATTTATCAAAGTATCGGAAAGAAAAAATTCGAACTGTCTGACTATACAGAGCGCCGCTATGATGATGTAATCCGTCTTCTGGAAAATAAAAGTTTCAAAGATATTTCAAAAAATGAAATATATGATAACAGTGAACCTGGAACAATCCTTGATCAAAATTTTCCTGAAGGAGAAGAAGTTGTTCCTGAAGAGACGAAACTGGTATTTACAGTCAGCAAAGGGCCGGAATTGATTACCTTAAAGGATTTAAGCGAACTGAATAAGAAAGGCGTTCAGAATTATGTTGATTCTGTCGGATTAAAGGCCGATATGACGAAAGAAGAATATCATGATGCCATTCCGATGGGCCTTGTTATTTCTCAAACACCGAAAGCAGGAACTCAATTGGAAAAAGGAGACACGATAACTGTTGTGTTCTCGAAAGGGAAGAAAGAAATTCCTCCTAAAACAGTAACGAAAGAAATTACAATCCCTTATGAGCCTGCTGAAGAAGGGCTTCCTCAAGAAATTCAGATTTATGTTGAAGATATGACCCGCAGCATGACGGAACCTTTTGAAACTTTGTATATTACAGAAACAAAAAAATTGAGTCTTGAATTTACAATAGAGTACGGGAAAAAAGCCGAATACAAAGTAATAAGAGATAATAATGTGCTTATGGATGAAGTCATTCCATATCCTGAAGAGTAA
- a CDS encoding Stp1/IreP family PP2C-type Ser/Thr phosphatase: protein MKAVFMTDRGKIRQHNEDNGGIYTNRSGQRLAIVVDGMGGHRAGDVASEMALLNLKEFWEQSDTIVTAEQAEDWLKEHIKKINLILFNHSKSHTECEGMGTTIVAAISTDKFSTIANIGDSRCYILNESGFKQLTEDHSLVNELLRSGQISKEDAEHHPRKNVLLRALGTEESVEMDIRTIIFEEGDILLLCSDGLSNKVSQTEMEGVLKSERSLEDKASELIKLANDYGGEDNITLVIVEFSDGSERVNQ, encoded by the coding sequence ATGAAAGCTGTTTTTATGACAGACCGAGGGAAAATACGACAGCACAACGAAGATAATGGAGGAATTTATACAAACCGCTCAGGCCAGCGTCTTGCCATCGTCGTTGATGGCATGGGCGGCCACCGTGCCGGCGATGTAGCTAGTGAAATGGCATTGTTGAATTTAAAAGAATTTTGGGAACAATCTGATACAATCGTGACTGCCGAACAGGCTGAAGATTGGCTGAAAGAGCATATTAAGAAGATCAACTTAATATTGTTCAATCATTCGAAAAGCCATACTGAATGTGAAGGTATGGGAACAACGATTGTTGCTGCAATTAGTACGGACAAATTTTCAACAATCGCCAATATTGGCGACAGCCGCTGCTATATTTTAAACGAAAGCGGGTTTAAGCAGTTAACGGAAGACCATTCTCTTGTTAATGAATTGCTTCGTTCCGGGCAAATATCAAAAGAAGATGCCGAACATCATCCAAGGAAAAACGTTCTCTTACGAGCACTTGGAACCGAGGAATCCGTTGAAATGGATATTAGAACAATCATCTTTGAAGAAGGAGATATCCTGCTCCTTTGTTCTGACGGTCTTTCCAATAAGGTAAGCCAGACAGAAATGGAAGGAGTATTAAAGAGCGAACGGAGCCTGGAAGATAAAGCCTCTGAATTAATTAAGCTCGCCAATGATTACGGCGGTGAAGATAATATCACCCTTGTCATTGTAGAGTTCTCGGACGGCAGTGAGCGGGTGAATCAATGA
- the rlmN gene encoding 23S rRNA (adenine(2503)-C(2))-methyltransferase RlmN: protein MKKPSIYSLQLHELKDWLKERNEKAFRAEQIFDWLYKKRVSDFEEMSNLPKTLREMLKDHFTLTTLKTIIKQTSLDGTIKFLFELHDGYSIETVLMRHDYGNSVCVTTQVGCRIGCTFCASTLGGLKRNLEAGEIVAQVVKVQQALDETGERVSSVVIMGIGEPFDNYDQMLSFLKIVNHDKGLNIGARHITVSTSGIIPKIYQFADENMQINFAISLHAPNTELRSRLMPINRAYKLPDLMKAVRYYIEKTGRRVSFEYGLFGGVNDQEEHAEELANLIKGIKCHVNLIPVNYVPERNYVRTPRNQIFKFEKTLKKHGINVTIRREHGHDIDAACGQLRAKERKEETR from the coding sequence ATGAAGAAACCTTCCATATATTCATTACAGCTTCACGAATTAAAGGACTGGTTAAAAGAGCGTAACGAAAAGGCATTTCGTGCTGAGCAAATTTTTGATTGGCTGTACAAAAAAAGAGTTTCTGATTTTGAAGAAATGAGCAACTTGCCGAAAACATTAAGAGAAATGCTTAAAGATCATTTTACACTGACAACTTTAAAGACGATAATAAAACAGACGTCACTTGACGGAACGATTAAATTTTTATTTGAATTGCATGATGGATATTCGATTGAAACGGTGTTAATGCGGCATGATTATGGAAATTCGGTTTGTGTTACAACTCAAGTCGGCTGCCGGATTGGCTGTACATTTTGTGCATCTACTTTAGGAGGGTTGAAACGCAATTTAGAAGCCGGAGAAATTGTTGCTCAGGTCGTGAAAGTGCAACAGGCGCTTGATGAAACCGGGGAACGTGTAAGTTCAGTTGTTATTATGGGGATTGGCGAACCATTTGACAACTATGATCAAATGCTTTCCTTTCTGAAAATCGTCAATCATGATAAAGGGTTAAATATCGGTGCACGCCACATTACTGTTTCAACGAGCGGAATTATTCCAAAAATTTATCAGTTTGCTGATGAAAACATGCAAATCAATTTTGCAATTTCGCTCCATGCGCCAAATACCGAACTTAGAAGCAGGCTGATGCCTATTAACAGAGCTTATAAGCTGCCTGATTTAATGAAAGCTGTACGCTACTACATTGAAAAAACCGGCAGAAGGGTAAGTTTTGAGTACGGCTTGTTCGGAGGGGTTAATGACCAGGAAGAGCATGCTGAAGAACTTGCTAATCTCATAAAAGGGATAAAATGTCATGTAAACCTGATTCCTGTCAATTATGTGCCTGAAAGAAATTATGTAAGAACTCCGAGAAATCAGATTTTTAAATTTGAGAAAACATTAAAAAAACACGGCATTAACGTAACGATTCGGAGAGAGCACGGTCATGACATAGATGCGGCATGTGGACAACTTCGTGCAAAGGAGCGGAAAGAGGAGACGAGGTGA
- the sdaAB gene encoding L-serine ammonia-lyase, iron-sulfur-dependent subunit beta, with the protein MKYKSVFDIIGPVMIGPSSSHTAGAARIGRVARSLFGREPKWAKISFYGSFAQTYRGHGTDVAIVGGLLDFDTYDERIIKSLEIAKEKGIHIEFIEETAVPDHPNTARIRIGDDQGELELVGISIGGGKIEIIELNGFELKLSGHHPAILVVHNDRFGAIAAVSNILAKHQLNIGHMEVSRKEKGKIALMTIEVDQNIDQYVIEEIEKLPNIIQVTKIVE; encoded by the coding sequence ATGAAATATAAAAGTGTTTTTGATATTATCGGCCCTGTCATGATTGGTCCTTCAAGTTCCCATACTGCCGGGGCAGCAAGAATAGGACGGGTGGCCAGAAGCCTTTTTGGCCGTGAACCGAAATGGGCAAAAATATCATTTTATGGTTCGTTTGCCCAAACATATAGAGGCCATGGAACCGATGTTGCGATTGTTGGAGGCCTTCTTGATTTTGATACTTATGACGAACGAATCATAAAATCGCTCGAAATTGCAAAAGAAAAAGGCATTCACATCGAGTTTATTGAAGAAACTGCTGTTCCCGATCATCCGAATACTGCCAGAATTCGAATTGGAGATGATCAAGGCGAATTAGAGCTTGTCGGGATATCAATCGGCGGCGGAAAAATTGAAATTATCGAGTTAAATGGTTTTGAATTAAAACTGTCAGGCCATCATCCGGCAATTCTTGTTGTTCATAATGACCGATTCGGTGCAATAGCGGCAGTATCGAATATTCTTGCAAAACATCAATTGAACATTGGCCATATGGAAGTTTCCCGCAAGGAAAAAGGAAAGATCGCATTAATGACGATTGAGGTTGATCAAAACATTGACCAGTATGTGATCGAAGAAATAGAAAAATTGCCGAACATTATCCAGGTTACAAAAATTGTTGAATAA
- the rsgA gene encoding ribosome small subunit-dependent GTPase A, whose translation MPEGKIIKALSGFYYVLGNDGIIQCRGRGVFRKNKITPLVGDNVVYQAENDTDGYILEIKERKNELVRPPIANVDQAILVFSAVEPDFSTALLDRFLVLVEYNHIQPIICITKMDLVDEEKEEKIHKYALEYRKAGYDVLLISSKNSIGVGDLIPYLEGKISVVAGQSGVGKSSLLNALRPELELKTNHISTHLGRGKHTTRHVELIEIGNGLVADTPGFSSLEFIDIEPEDLNSCFPDFAVLSEECKFRGCLHISEPKCAVKDAVDEGKIPVYRYEHYKEFLQEIKDRKPRY comes from the coding sequence ATGCCAGAAGGCAAAATAATCAAAGCTTTAAGTGGTTTTTACTATGTTTTGGGCAATGATGGAATCATCCAGTGCCGTGGAAGAGGGGTTTTCCGGAAAAATAAAATTACCCCGTTAGTCGGCGATAATGTTGTTTATCAAGCTGAGAACGATACTGATGGGTATATTTTGGAGATAAAAGAGAGGAAAAATGAACTTGTTAGGCCACCTATAGCAAATGTAGATCAGGCCATCCTAGTATTTTCTGCTGTCGAACCGGATTTCAGCACTGCACTTCTCGATCGGTTTCTTGTTCTCGTTGAGTACAACCATATTCAGCCGATTATTTGCATTACAAAAATGGATTTAGTCGACGAAGAAAAAGAAGAAAAAATCCATAAATATGCTTTGGAATACCGAAAAGCAGGTTATGACGTATTGTTAATATCATCAAAAAATTCCATTGGAGTCGGCGATTTAATTCCATATTTAGAAGGAAAAATTTCTGTTGTGGCAGGCCAGTCCGGCGTGGGAAAATCTTCTCTGTTAAATGCGCTCAGACCCGAGCTGGAGCTGAAAACGAATCATATTTCTACTCATCTTGGCAGGGGAAAACATACGACAAGGCATGTCGAATTGATTGAAATTGGAAATGGGCTTGTTGCAGATACGCCGGGTTTCAGTTCACTCGAATTTATTGATATTGAACCGGAAGACTTGAATTCCTGCTTCCCTGATTTTGCTGTTTTAAGTGAAGAATGCAAGTTTAGAGGCTGCCTTCATATTTCAGAACCAAAATGCGCAGTTAAGGATGCAGTTGATGAGGGAAAAATACCTGTGTATCGCTACGAGCACTACAAAGAATTTCTTCAAGAAATTAAAGATCGAAAGCCGAGGTACTAG
- the spoVM gene encoding stage V sporulation protein SpoVM, whose protein sequence is MKFYTIKLPKFLGGLVRAMLGAFKKG, encoded by the coding sequence ATGAAATTCTATACAATTAAACTGCCGAAATTTTTAGGCGGTCTTGTCCGAGCAATGTTGGGGGCCTTTAAAAAGGGATAA